Genomic window (Sphingomonas sp. S1-29):
CCATCTTCGTTCAGGTCGCATCAACACCGGTTGGCGGCGAAGGTTGCGTGTCCGTTCCAACCTATCGTTTCCGTCGCGCCGGGCAAGGCGCTAACACGGACCGAGATGCTCACCCGCCTGGCCCTTACCGACTTCCGCAACCACGCAAATGCGACGCTGAACCCGGGGGCGGGGTTCGTGGTGCTGACCGGCGAAAACGGCGCGGGCAAGACCAATGTGCTCGAAGCGGTGTCGCTGCTAGCGCCGGGCAAGGGACTGCGCCGCGCGGGATTCGCCGAGATGCACCGGCAGGGCGGGGCGGGGGGCTTCGGCGTCGCGGCGACGCTTGCCGGCGAGGTCGAGCTCGGCACCGGGGTGCAGGCGGGCGCGCCCGAGCGCCGCGTGGTGCGCGTCAACGGTGCGGCGGCCTCCGCGAATGCGCTGGCCGAATGGCTGACGGTGCTGTGGCTGACCCCGGCGATGGACCGGCTGTTCGTCGAGCCCGCGAGCGAGCGGCGGCGCTTCCTCGACCGGCTGACCTTGGCGCTGGTGCCGGGCCATGCCGGCAACGCCACCCGCTACGAAGCCGCGATGCGCCAGCGCAACCGGCTGCTCGGCGAAGAGGGGCGGCCCGATGCCGAATGGCTGCGCGCGCTCGAGGCGCAGATGGTCGAGCATGGCGTCGCGCTCGA
Coding sequences:
- the recF gene encoding DNA replication/repair protein RecF (All proteins in this family for which functions are known are DNA-binding proteins that assist the filamentation of RecA onto DNA for the initiation of recombination or recombinational repair.) — translated: MLTRLALTDFRNHANATLNPGAGFVVLTGENGAGKTNVLEAVSLLAPGKGLRRAGFAEMHRQGGAGGFGVAATLAGEVELGTGVQAGAPERRVVRVNGAAASANALAEWLTVLWLTPAMDRLFVEPASERRRFLDRLTLALVPGHAGNATRYEAAMRQRNRLLGEEGRPDAEWLRALEAQMVEHGVALDAARRTTVAALGERLASEAAGPFARAGLTLEGWSGDASSLLRALAEGRARDAAAGRTLIGPHRADLVVTHLDKQQAAALCSTGEQKALLLGIVLGHGDLVAARTGRAPVLLLDEVAAHLDPLRRAALFDRLADKGQVWMTGTEAALFEAVGSATRYHVTGGTIAPD